Proteins encoded within one genomic window of Streptomyces taklimakanensis:
- a CDS encoding phage tail protein, whose amino-acid sequence MSRAAVPDLPSRHPIGEQLPGLYADDDLAQRFTAGLDTVLAPVFATLDNLPAYLDPRVAPVDFLAWLASWVGAVDDPQWPVESRREAIVRAVELHRWRGTRRGLVEGLRLALGVHAEVTGDGGAAWSSTAGADLPPEPPAEVLVRVWPGRGTRVDPDRVREIVRAMCPVHTVCRVEFLPGPPADEGR is encoded by the coding sequence ATGAGCCGCGCCGCCGTACCCGATCTGCCGAGCAGGCACCCGATCGGCGAGCAGTTGCCCGGCCTGTACGCCGACGACGACCTGGCGCAGCGGTTCACCGCCGGGCTCGACACCGTTCTCGCACCGGTCTTCGCGACTCTCGACAACCTGCCCGCCTACCTCGATCCCCGGGTGGCCCCGGTCGACTTCCTGGCCTGGCTGGCGTCGTGGGTGGGGGCCGTCGACGACCCGCAGTGGCCCGTGGAGTCGCGCCGCGAGGCGATCGTCCGCGCGGTGGAGTTGCACCGGTGGCGCGGTACCCGGCGCGGTCTGGTCGAGGGCCTGCGGTTGGCGCTCGGCGTGCACGCCGAGGTGACCGGGGACGGCGGCGCGGCGTGGTCGAGCACCGCCGGTGCCGACCTCCCGCCGGAACCCCCCGCCGAGGTCCTGGTCCGGGTGTGGCCGGGCCGCGGGACGCGGGTGGACCCGGACCGGGTCCGCGAGATCGTCCGGGCCATGTGCCCGGTGCACACCGTCTGTCGGGTGGAGTTCCTGCCCGGCCCGCCCGCCGACGAAGGGAGATGA
- a CDS encoding zinc ribbon domain-containing protein, which produces MPDVAAGAPCPTCGTPNPPDRRFCRRCATVLVPTAAPAALPWWRTLWPPRRRVRAHSGRAVRLLVILTVVVALCAGGFLLLPAGRALLEDTRDKLSGAKPVTPAATEASAEVSGHPATNTTDGLSNRYWGAPAPGASITYTFREPFRLVDLIVTNGASTSPEDYARQARALRLEMEVTTQDGTEHHEELVLSDKPGPQTIPTGISDVKTVRLVLRSAVGLTTGRHLALGEVEFFRRG; this is translated from the coding sequence GTGCCGGACGTGGCGGCGGGGGCGCCCTGCCCCACCTGCGGCACGCCCAACCCGCCGGACCGCCGGTTCTGCCGGCGCTGCGCGACCGTGCTGGTCCCCACCGCCGCGCCCGCCGCGCTGCCGTGGTGGCGGACCCTGTGGCCGCCCCGCCGCCGGGTGCGGGCGCACTCGGGCCGGGCGGTGCGGCTGCTGGTGATCCTGACCGTGGTGGTGGCTCTGTGCGCGGGCGGTTTCCTGCTGCTGCCGGCCGGACGCGCCCTGCTCGAGGACACCCGGGACAAACTGAGCGGGGCCAAGCCCGTGACCCCGGCGGCCACCGAGGCGAGCGCCGAGGTATCCGGGCACCCGGCGACGAACACCACGGACGGGTTGAGCAACCGCTACTGGGGCGCGCCCGCGCCGGGCGCCTCCATCACCTACACCTTCCGCGAACCGTTCCGGTTGGTCGACCTGATCGTCACCAACGGCGCGTCCACGTCTCCGGAGGACTACGCCCGCCAGGCACGCGCGCTCCGCCTGGAGATGGAGGTGACGACACAGGACGGCACGGAACACCACGAGGAACTCGTCCTCAGCGACAAACCGGGCCCACAGACGATCCCCACCGGGATCAGCGACGTGAAGACGGTGCGCCTGGTCCTGCGCTCGGCCGTCGGCCTGACCACGGGCCGTCATCTGGCCCTGGGCGAGGTGGAGTTCTTCCGGAGAGGCTGA
- a CDS encoding NAD(P)/FAD-dependent oxidoreductase, with protein MQHRITVLGAGYTGATVAGRLARRLHRDDVAITLVNAEPDFVERVRTHQLAVGQDLRSRSLGEMFAGTGVEPRTAEVTGVDVDRGTVAVVDADGDAEEVGYDTLVYALGSGWNDQGVPGVAEHAYEIASRSGALRLRERLAGLDAGQPVVVVGGGLTGLEAATEIAEARPDLAVALAARDALGDRLSDKGRGHLRKVFGKLGVTVYEHTTVTGVEADRVTTADGRVVPAAVTVWTTGFAVHPIARATTLEVTDTGRIVVDVTMRSVSHPDVYAVGDAALAMGPGDKPLRMSCASGLPTAWQAADAIAARLTGGKLPNVPIRYFNQCVSLGRKEGLIQYVTADDRAVGAALTGRLAAVYKELVCKGAAWGVAHPTLGLPTRRRRVARQAARSGSAVGASA; from the coding sequence ATGCAGCACCGCATCACCGTTCTCGGCGCCGGCTACACCGGAGCCACCGTGGCCGGCCGCCTCGCCAGGCGGCTGCACCGCGACGACGTCGCCATCACCCTCGTCAACGCCGAGCCCGACTTCGTCGAGCGCGTCCGGACGCACCAACTCGCGGTCGGTCAGGACCTGAGGTCCCGGTCCCTCGGCGAGATGTTCGCGGGCACCGGCGTCGAACCGAGGACCGCCGAGGTCACCGGTGTCGATGTCGACCGCGGGACCGTCGCCGTCGTCGACGCGGACGGCGACGCCGAGGAGGTGGGGTACGACACCCTCGTGTACGCCCTCGGCAGCGGTTGGAACGACCAGGGCGTGCCCGGCGTCGCCGAGCACGCCTACGAGATCGCGAGCCGGTCCGGGGCGCTCCGCCTGCGCGAGCGGCTGGCCGGTCTGGACGCCGGGCAGCCCGTGGTCGTCGTCGGCGGTGGTCTCACCGGGCTGGAGGCCGCGACCGAGATCGCCGAGGCCCGCCCGGACCTCGCGGTCGCCCTCGCCGCTCGCGACGCCCTCGGCGACCGGCTCTCGGACAAGGGCCGTGGGCACCTGCGGAAGGTCTTCGGCAAGCTCGGTGTGACCGTGTACGAGCACACCACCGTCACCGGCGTCGAGGCCGACCGCGTCACCACCGCCGACGGCAGGGTCGTCCCGGCCGCGGTCACCGTGTGGACCACCGGCTTCGCGGTCCACCCGATCGCGCGGGCCACCACCCTGGAAGTCACCGACACGGGCCGGATCGTGGTCGACGTGACCATGCGCTCGGTCTCGCACCCGGACGTGTACGCCGTCGGCGACGCGGCCCTGGCGATGGGTCCGGGCGACAAGCCGCTGCGGATGTCGTGCGCCTCGGGCCTTCCCACCGCGTGGCAGGCCGCCGACGCCATCGCGGCGCGCCTGACCGGCGGAAAGCTCCCGAACGTGCCGATCCGCTATTTCAACCAGTGCGTCTCGCTGGGCCGCAAGGAAGGCCTGATCCAGTACGTCACCGCCGACGACCGAGCCGTCGGCGCGGCCCTGACCGGGCGGCTCGCCGCCGTCTACAAGGAGCTCGTCTGCAAGGGCGCCGCCTGGGGCGTCGCCCACCCGACCCTCGGCCTGCCGACGCGCCGCCGCCGCGTCGCACGACAGGCGGCCCGGTCGGGCTCGGCCGTCGGGGCGTCGGCCTGA
- a CDS encoding RNA polymerase sigma-70 factor, with amino-acid sequence MPLTPKDVDRFEAARPRLEAIAYRLLGSASEAEDAVQETFLRWQAADVERIEVPAAWLTKVLTNLCLNQLASARARRETYVGQWLPEPLLDGDPMLGPADTAEQRESVSYAVLTLMERLSPNERAVYVLREAFDYPHREIAEILDLTEAASQQLLHRARKHITDGKARTETDEAAARRIVDEFLAAATSGKIEPLVRLLTADAVSIGDGGGKIPARPKPVEGALAVAKFMRGLLKPARSKRALVGGSPEIHVATANGGPAVVAVVDGRVVGVMCLEITPEGIAALRNQANPDKLERATEAWASADHGEPLFRVF; translated from the coding sequence ATGCCGCTGACCCCGAAGGACGTGGACCGGTTCGAGGCCGCCAGGCCCCGTCTGGAGGCCATCGCCTACCGCCTCCTCGGCTCCGCGAGCGAGGCCGAGGACGCCGTGCAGGAGACCTTCCTGCGCTGGCAGGCCGCCGACGTCGAGCGCATCGAGGTCCCCGCGGCCTGGCTGACGAAGGTGCTCACCAACCTGTGCCTCAATCAGCTCGCCTCGGCCCGCGCGCGGCGCGAGACCTACGTGGGCCAGTGGCTCCCCGAACCGCTGCTCGACGGGGACCCGATGCTCGGCCCGGCCGACACCGCCGAACAGCGCGAGTCGGTCTCGTACGCCGTCCTCACCCTCATGGAGCGGCTGTCCCCCAACGAGCGGGCGGTGTACGTGCTGCGGGAGGCCTTCGACTACCCGCACCGGGAGATCGCCGAGATCCTCGACCTCACCGAGGCCGCCAGCCAGCAGCTCCTCCACCGCGCCAGGAAGCACATCACGGACGGCAAGGCCCGCACCGAGACCGACGAGGCCGCCGCCCGGCGGATCGTCGACGAGTTCCTGGCGGCCGCCACCAGTGGGAAGATCGAGCCGCTCGTGCGGCTGCTCACCGCCGACGCCGTCTCGATCGGCGACGGCGGCGGGAAGATCCCGGCCCGTCCCAAGCCGGTCGAGGGTGCCCTCGCGGTCGCCAAGTTCATGCGGGGCCTGCTCAAGCCCGCACGGTCCAAGCGCGCCCTGGTCGGCGGTTCACCCGAGATCCACGTCGCGACCGCCAACGGCGGCCCCGCCGTCGTGGCGGTCGTCGACGGCCGGGTCGTCGGTGTCATGTGCCTGGAGATCACCCCCGAGGGCATCGCCGCGCTCCGCAACCAGGCCAACCCCGACAAGCTCGAACGCGCGACCGAGGCGTGGGCGTCCGCCGATCACGGGGAACCCCTGTTCCGCGTCTTCTGA